A window of Nitrospira sp. contains these coding sequences:
- a CDS encoding DUF2442 domain-containing protein encodes MNRTPCVTKAEYRGGYRIHVTFDDNSEKTIDFRRYLKGPVFEPLKDRKYFRRFFLDGWTVAWPNGADIAPEELYESADVGTERGAA; translated from the coding sequence ATGAACAGGACCCCATGTGTGACCAAAGCCGAATATCGAGGCGGCTACCGGATTCATGTCACCTTCGATGACAATTCGGAAAAAACGATCGACTTCCGACGCTATCTGAAGGGGCCGGTCTTTGAGCCGTTGAAAGACAGGAAGTACTTTCGGCGATTCTTCCTCGATGGCTGGACGGTCGCCTGGCCGAACGGTGCGGACATTGCCCCTGAGGAACTGTACGAGAGTGCCGACGTCGGTACGGAACGAGGGGCGGCCTAG
- a CDS encoding AAA domain-containing protein, which yields MSDFNFKEYFDVNVSLFDHGKLRYGTSRITLREHFRCMPEIIRFSNDLCYSDTPLIPLRQYSPNRLPPLDHVFVSGGYREGSNNRAINRPEAKAIVERIVEMCGDSRYDGKSMGVVVLQGEAQAALIENQLLEQLGAEEMERRRLVCGNPYSFQGDERDIMVLSLVAASNERIGALTKAADERRFNVAASRARDQMILYHSVTCNDLSPFCLRRRLLEHFENTRPQQISGIERDELEQRAAQDNRGVVKPPAPFESWFEVDVALELLRKNFTVLAQYEFAGKRIDLVVEGGQARLAVECDGDHWHGADRYEADMQRQRDLERCGWKFFSVRESAFYSNKDNALARLWVALEERGILSNSRRMDSAPDIDLESPVAEDEDETDDEHESSNESEADFRTSSRRPDEITSSEIQDAILRVLSSCPNQSCTIHSLASRVLKEVGVLTRGKPREEFEKRTMRNVSILEKHGSIETYKAKNRRLRLLSQGTA from the coding sequence TTGTCTGATTTCAATTTCAAAGAATACTTCGATGTCAATGTCAGCCTTTTCGATCATGGAAAACTCCGTTACGGAACCAGTCGAATCACGCTCCGCGAGCATTTTCGTTGCATGCCGGAGATTATCCGCTTCAGCAATGATCTTTGCTATTCTGATACCCCACTGATTCCCTTGAGGCAGTATAGTCCGAATCGGCTGCCGCCGCTCGATCATGTTTTTGTGAGCGGCGGGTATCGGGAAGGCTCCAACAATCGCGCTATCAATCGACCGGAGGCCAAAGCCATTGTCGAGAGGATCGTGGAGATGTGCGGGGACAGCCGATACGACGGCAAGTCGATGGGAGTTGTGGTTCTTCAGGGCGAGGCACAAGCGGCATTGATTGAGAATCAGTTACTCGAACAATTGGGCGCTGAGGAAATGGAACGGCGTCGCCTGGTCTGCGGGAACCCCTACAGTTTTCAGGGAGATGAGCGCGACATTATGGTCCTGTCGCTCGTCGCGGCCAGTAACGAACGAATTGGGGCTCTGACAAAAGCGGCGGACGAAAGACGCTTTAATGTCGCGGCCAGCCGCGCCCGTGATCAGATGATTCTCTACCATTCCGTCACATGTAATGATCTGAGCCCATTCTGTCTTCGACGACGATTGCTGGAACACTTCGAGAACACGAGGCCACAGCAGATTTCGGGAATCGAACGAGATGAACTGGAGCAGCGGGCAGCCCAGGATAACCGGGGTGTTGTGAAGCCCCCCGCGCCGTTTGAAAGCTGGTTTGAAGTGGACGTTGCTCTGGAACTTCTGCGCAAAAACTTCACCGTGCTCGCTCAATACGAATTTGCGGGCAAGCGGATTGACCTTGTGGTCGAAGGTGGTCAGGCACGTTTGGCCGTAGAATGCGATGGCGACCATTGGCATGGAGCTGACCGTTATGAAGCCGACATGCAACGCCAGCGCGATTTGGAACGATGCGGTTGGAAATTCTTTAGCGTGAGAGAATCGGCCTTCTATTCCAATAAAGATAATGCCCTTGCAAGACTATGGGTAGCCTTGGAGGAGAGAGGCATTCTCTCAAACTCACGACGGATGGATTCGGCCCCTGACATTGATTTGGAGAGCCCTGTAGCCGAAGATGAAGATGAGACTGATGACGAACACGAATCATCGAACGAATCTGAGGCCGACTTCAGAACATCAAGCCGCCGACCAGATGAAATAACCTCGAGCGAGATACAGGATGCGATTCTGCGGGTTTTGTCCAGCTGCCCTAATCAGTCGTGCACTATTCATTCACTTGCCTCCCGCGTGCTTAAGGAGGTAGGAGTACTAACCCGTGGCAAGCCTCGCGAGGAATTTGAAAAGCGCACCATGCGAAACGTCAGTATCCTTGAAAAGCATGGCAGCATAGAAACCTACAAAGCTAAGAATCGGAGGCTGAGGCTGCTTTCTCAAGGAACGGCCTGA